The following are encoded in a window of Candidatus Palauibacter scopulicola genomic DNA:
- a CDS encoding secretin N-terminal domain-containing protein — protein sequence MISRIILPFAAALAAAPAAEMREVRIASQGTETEITVVLGETATYRHMVLTHPPRLLLDIQAGNAGLAQRRYEGINRGGVLGMRSTQFRPETVRLVFDLDREIAYRVTADSGAIRVTFRNPGPPFVAWSTTEVQDASVADMGGPAGPPPVVQATEPRISVVYDSASMLDVLAGFSEFADISVVPNGDVASVVVRGIDIRDQPWDVALNAILSAQNLGWHRTESGIIVVDWLENLQARDQLLSETRVIRVNYARADSVAETLRHLATPNRGQVVSFSGSNTVIVTDAPSVVARMDTIVAALDRRLPQVAIEAKIVFVDRTDVQQLGIVYDLKERSGGAVEQGLNDFIAVPDPNAPPQLVDVDGDGTVDQGFVRRTNETLVSLGGSAVAALANANDRPIGPALQILTAVAFGDFSLFSFLEALESHQLSDVQAAPSIRVVDHAHARIQVGERTPIRVLEPGAQTESARVNVDFEDTGIILDVVPHVTNNNQIRLELMAERSGLKLGLSDVGFVFEKQIGETTLLLDDGETAVIGGLTLSEVSRSQSGIPGLMNLPLIGNLFRSTKENEVKQDLIILVTPHIIHRRPEGR from the coding sequence ATGATCTCGCGGATCATTCTCCCCTTCGCCGCAGCGCTTGCGGCGGCGCCCGCAGCCGAAATGCGGGAAGTGAGGATCGCGTCCCAGGGGACGGAGACCGAGATCACGGTGGTCCTCGGCGAAACTGCCACGTACCGCCACATGGTGCTCACCCATCCTCCGCGGCTGCTCCTGGACATACAGGCGGGGAACGCGGGACTGGCGCAGCGCCGCTACGAGGGGATCAACCGCGGCGGAGTTCTCGGCATGCGTTCAACCCAGTTCCGGCCCGAGACGGTGCGGCTCGTATTCGACCTCGATCGGGAAATCGCCTACCGCGTCACTGCGGACTCCGGGGCGATTCGAGTGACCTTCCGGAACCCCGGGCCGCCTTTCGTGGCCTGGTCCACGACGGAGGTTCAGGACGCTTCCGTGGCGGACATGGGAGGACCTGCCGGGCCGCCGCCCGTCGTGCAGGCGACCGAGCCGCGCATCTCCGTGGTGTACGACAGCGCCAGCATGCTCGACGTACTCGCCGGTTTCTCCGAGTTTGCGGACATCTCCGTCGTCCCGAACGGGGATGTCGCCTCCGTCGTCGTCCGAGGCATCGACATCCGCGACCAGCCATGGGACGTGGCGCTCAACGCGATCCTGTCCGCCCAGAACCTCGGCTGGCACCGGACCGAGAGCGGGATCATCGTCGTGGACTGGCTGGAGAACCTCCAGGCGCGGGATCAACTGCTCAGCGAAACGCGCGTAATCCGGGTCAACTACGCGCGGGCGGATTCGGTGGCCGAGACGCTCCGGCACCTGGCCACGCCCAACCGCGGCCAGGTCGTGTCGTTCTCGGGCAGCAACACCGTCATTGTGACCGACGCACCGTCCGTCGTCGCGCGGATGGACACGATCGTCGCGGCGCTGGACCGGCGGCTCCCCCAGGTCGCGATCGAAGCGAAGATCGTGTTCGTCGATCGGACGGACGTACAGCAACTGGGAATCGTGTACGACCTCAAGGAGCGGAGCGGCGGCGCCGTGGAGCAGGGCCTCAACGACTTCATTGCGGTGCCCGACCCCAACGCGCCGCCCCAGCTCGTCGATGTGGACGGCGATGGCACCGTGGATCAGGGCTTCGTCCGGCGGACGAACGAAACGCTCGTGAGCCTGGGGGGTTCGGCGGTCGCGGCGCTGGCGAACGCGAATGATCGTCCGATCGGGCCCGCCCTCCAGATCCTGACGGCCGTGGCCTTCGGCGATTTCTCCCTCTTCTCGTTCCTCGAAGCGCTTGAGTCCCACCAGTTGTCGGACGTACAGGCGGCGCCGTCGATCCGGGTCGTGGACCACGCGCACGCGAGGATACAGGTGGGCGAACGCACCCCGATCCGGGTCCTGGAGCCGGGAGCCCAGACCGAGTCCGCGCGGGTCAACGTCGACTTCGAGGACACGGGGATCATTCTGGATGTCGTTCCGCACGTGACGAACAACAACCAGATCCGGCTGGAACTGATGGCCGAACGGTCCGGCCTGAAGCTCGGACTCTCGGATGTGGGCTTCGTGTTCGAGAAACAGATCGGTGAGACGACGCTGTTGCTCGATGACGGCGAGACGGCTGTGATCGGCGGACTCACGCTGAGCGAGGTGAGCCGGAGCCAAAGCGGGATTCCCGGGTTGATGAACCTTCCGCTGATCGGAAATCTGTTCCGGAGCACCAAGGAGAACGAGGTGAAGCAGGACCTCATCATCCTCGTCACACCTCACATCATCCACCGCCGCCCCGAGGGACGATAG
- the pilO gene encoding type 4a pilus biogenesis protein PilO: MLSGDFRARYRVLGLVLLLGLGTAFQLRFWNPRKVELAALAERVERAERANALAGPGDGSLAAMREDLVLGERQLAELKRLVPREGDVEAIYEAIAAETESLGLELVHALPADPVADSTEYFLRQRWALQVEGAYHDVGTLLTRIAGFARLVRPEVDEILPSRIADSGRQLVHARFSLETFVLPPEDYVSPEER; encoded by the coding sequence GTGCTGTCCGGGGATTTCCGCGCCCGGTACCGGGTGCTCGGGCTCGTGCTCCTGCTGGGCCTCGGGACGGCCTTCCAGCTGCGCTTCTGGAACCCACGCAAGGTGGAACTGGCCGCGCTGGCTGAGCGGGTCGAGCGGGCCGAGCGCGCCAACGCGCTCGCCGGGCCGGGTGACGGCAGCCTCGCCGCGATGCGCGAGGATCTCGTGCTCGGTGAACGACAACTCGCCGAGTTGAAGCGGCTCGTCCCGCGAGAGGGTGACGTTGAGGCCATCTATGAAGCCATTGCGGCCGAGACAGAGTCGCTCGGTCTCGAACTCGTCCACGCCCTGCCCGCCGATCCCGTGGCCGACTCCACCGAGTACTTCCTGCGGCAACGGTGGGCGCTCCAGGTCGAGGGGGCGTACCACGATGTCGGGACGCTCCTGACGCGAATCGCCGGCTTCGCCCGTCTTGTACGGCCCGAGGTCGACGAAATCCTGCCCTCCCGGATCGCCGACTCCGGTCGGCAACTCGTTCACGCCCGCTTCAGCCTCGAGACCTTCGTGCTTCCACCCGAGGACTACGTTTCGCCGGAGGAAAGATGA
- the pilM gene encoding type IV pilus assembly protein PilM, producing MRPFGLRRRKTTVGVDIGSGFSKAAVLEHGENGPRLKALATARNEADAVRGGTIRDPERVADTLSSMFRRERIKPRDVVIGIGGRDVLSKVIEIDRMDEAEARAVMPWEAEQHVPFDMKNVELDFAIIDPDGEGSTMTVLLAAAKRDVVETRVALARRADLNPTTVDVEALALRNAFEANHPNAMKDVTVLVDIGAHSTTMHLLRDGLPLLTRELAIGAPTADELDECARRIARGITRTGAFVETGPGIAGVYLCGGGATAAGLIEVLAETTGVETRLASAFERIEVAPDVADRTDLGAVAPLLMLSVGLALRSPVRGG from the coding sequence ATGAGGCCATTCGGATTGCGGCGCCGGAAGACGACAGTCGGAGTCGATATCGGCAGTGGCTTCAGCAAAGCCGCGGTGCTCGAGCATGGCGAGAACGGGCCGCGCCTGAAAGCGCTTGCGACCGCCCGGAACGAGGCGGACGCCGTGCGCGGTGGGACGATCCGGGACCCGGAGCGCGTAGCCGACACGCTTTCCTCGATGTTCAGGCGGGAGCGAATCAAGCCCCGCGATGTCGTCATCGGCATCGGCGGGCGCGATGTCCTGAGCAAGGTGATCGAAATCGACCGGATGGATGAGGCGGAGGCCCGTGCCGTGATGCCGTGGGAAGCGGAGCAGCACGTCCCCTTCGACATGAAGAACGTGGAACTGGACTTCGCGATCATCGATCCGGACGGCGAAGGCTCCACGATGACCGTGTTGTTGGCGGCGGCGAAGCGAGACGTCGTCGAGACGCGGGTCGCACTCGCGCGGCGAGCGGACCTGAACCCCACCACGGTCGACGTAGAGGCCCTGGCCCTTCGCAACGCGTTCGAGGCGAACCATCCGAACGCCATGAAGGATGTGACCGTACTCGTCGACATCGGGGCCCATTCGACCACCATGCACCTGCTCCGGGACGGACTCCCCCTGCTGACGCGGGAACTGGCCATCGGCGCTCCGACCGCGGACGAACTGGACGAGTGTGCCCGCCGGATCGCGCGCGGCATTACCCGGACGGGGGCGTTCGTGGAGACGGGACCGGGGATCGCGGGCGTATACCTGTGCGGAGGAGGAGCCACGGCGGCCGGACTGATAGAGGTTCTCGCAGAGACGACCGGCGTTGAAACGCGCCTCGCGAGTGCGTTCGAGCGCATCGAGGTCGCGCCGGACGTCGCGGACCGGACAGATTTGGGCGCGGTGGCGCCGCTGCTCATGCTCTCGGTCGGACTGGCTCTCCGGTCCCCGGTCCGGGGCGGCTGA
- a CDS encoding PilN domain-containing protein, with product MIEINLLPESQRARQGLATDGNAGAGLRIDVWGVALLISALTIPPGTAALWWVHRTEALELGARLDAVLADSARLAELRAASDSLAARSREIRERVALVEQLDRDRFAWPHLMDEISRALPPPAWLTSLRQLSPPPDLSVELHGVAGHPLAITEFVRALGMSDHITDVKIVGSQQQRSEPDQVSRQAFTLVLRLGHAPAERRVGPT from the coding sequence GTGATCGAGATCAACCTCCTGCCCGAGTCTCAGCGTGCGCGGCAAGGGCTCGCGACCGACGGGAACGCCGGAGCCGGTCTGCGCATCGACGTTTGGGGTGTCGCACTACTGATTTCGGCGCTGACGATCCCGCCCGGCACGGCCGCGTTGTGGTGGGTGCACCGGACCGAAGCCCTTGAACTCGGCGCGCGGCTCGACGCGGTTCTGGCGGACTCGGCGCGGCTCGCGGAACTGCGGGCCGCAAGCGACAGCCTGGCGGCCAGATCTCGGGAAATCCGTGAGCGCGTCGCCCTGGTTGAACAATTGGACCGAGACCGGTTCGCGTGGCCGCACCTGATGGACGAAATCAGCCGTGCGCTCCCGCCCCCGGCCTGGCTGACTTCTCTGCGTCAACTGTCGCCGCCGCCCGACCTCTCGGTCGAGCTCCACGGGGTTGCGGGCCATCCGCTCGCGATCACGGAGTTCGTCCGTGCCCTGGGGATGTCGGACCACATCACCGATGTGAAGATCGTCGGGAGCCAGCAGCAGAGGTCCGAGCCCGATCAGGTCTCCCGGCAGGCCTTCACTCTCGTTCTTCGGCTCGGCCATGCCCCCGCCGAGCGGCGGGTCGGGCCCACTTGA